Proteins encoded by one window of Brienomyrus brachyistius isolate T26 unplaced genomic scaffold, BBRACH_0.4 scaffold32, whole genome shotgun sequence:
- the LOC125721178 gene encoding CD209 antigen-like isoform X2, producing the protein MELVTAHRKHSPAKRDTGDQYRRLKMKMSDDTCISTNVDENIYANKMDEDVYANADIIKANEAPKGTSSPMEQTSRRSQHSGSEPAGARWYRLPAVCLGMLCLLLLMLITVLFVYYKGAFNDLEEKSNMLAAKRDQLQTNYSSLKMNHNQLQTNYSSLKMNHNQLQTNYSIVKTERDQLASVAQRPRCPSGWISFNFKCYYVSDQQKTWINSQDNCRHKGADLFIINSLKEQLIFSKYQRAWIGLTDSDHEGTWKWVDGTPLTTRRMLPNLT; encoded by the exons ATGGAGCTGGTTACTGCACATAGAAAACACAGTCCAGCAAAGAGGGATACTGGTGATCAATACAGGAGGTTAAAAATGAAGATGTCTGATGATACTTGCATCAGTACAAATGTGGATGAGAATATCTATGCTAATAAAATGGATGAGGATGTGTATGCCAATGCAGACATCATTAAGGCTAATGAAGCCCCGAAAGGCACCTCCAGTCCCATGGaacagacatcaaggaggtctCAACATTCAG GATCTGAGCCTGCAGGGGCACGATGGTACAGACTGCCCGCAGTGTGTCTTGGGATGCTGTGTTTGCTCCTCTTGATGCTCATCACAGTGCTTTTTGTTTACT ATAAAGGAGCTTTTAATGATCTTGAAGAGAAGTCCAACATGTTAGCAGCAAAGAGAGACCAGCTACAGACAAATTACAGCTCACTGAAGATGAACCACAACCAGCTACAGACAAATTACAGCTCACTGAAGATGAACCACAACCAGCTACAGACAAATTATAGCATTGTGAAAACAGAGAGAGACCAGCTAGCCAGTGTAGCGCAAA GACCCAGATGTCCCTCTGGCTGGATTagttttaattttaaatgttattaCGTGTCTGATCAACAGAAGACTTGGATCAACAGCCAGGACAACTGTAGACACAAGGGAGCAGATCTATTCATTATAAACAGTTTAAAGGAACAG CTGATATTCAGTAAATACCAGAGAGCCTGGATCGGTCTGACAGACAGTGACCATGAAGGAACCtggaaatgggtggatggaacaCCACTGACCACAAG gcgCATGCTCCCAAACCTGACCTGA
- the LOC125721178 gene encoding CD209 antigen-like isoform X1, with the protein MELVTAHRKHSPAKRDTGDQYRRLKMKMSDDTCISTNVDENIYANKMDEDVYANADIIKANEAPKGTSSPMEQTSRRSQHSGSEPAGARWYRLPAVCLGMLCLLLLMLITVLFVYYKGAFNDLEEKSNMLAAKRDQLQTNYSSLKMNHNQLQTNYSSLKMNHNQLQTNYSIVKTERDQLASVAQRPRCPSGWISFNFKCYYVSDQQKTWINSQDNCRHKGADLFIINSLKEQLIFSKYQRAWIGLTDSDHEGTWKWVDGTPLTTRPETSTTVL; encoded by the exons ATGGAGCTGGTTACTGCACATAGAAAACACAGTCCAGCAAAGAGGGATACTGGTGATCAATACAGGAGGTTAAAAATGAAGATGTCTGATGATACTTGCATCAGTACAAATGTGGATGAGAATATCTATGCTAATAAAATGGATGAGGATGTGTATGCCAATGCAGACATCATTAAGGCTAATGAAGCCCCGAAAGGCACCTCCAGTCCCATGGaacagacatcaaggaggtctCAACATTCAG GATCTGAGCCTGCAGGGGCACGATGGTACAGACTGCCCGCAGTGTGTCTTGGGATGCTGTGTTTGCTCCTCTTGATGCTCATCACAGTGCTTTTTGTTTACT ATAAAGGAGCTTTTAATGATCTTGAAGAGAAGTCCAACATGTTAGCAGCAAAGAGAGACCAGCTACAGACAAATTACAGCTCACTGAAGATGAACCACAACCAGCTACAGACAAATTACAGCTCACTGAAGATGAACCACAACCAGCTACAGACAAATTATAGCATTGTGAAAACAGAGAGAGACCAGCTAGCCAGTGTAGCGCAAA GACCCAGATGTCCCTCTGGCTGGATTagttttaattttaaatgttattaCGTGTCTGATCAACAGAAGACTTGGATCAACAGCCAGGACAACTGTAGACACAAGGGAGCAGATCTATTCATTATAAACAGTTTAAAGGAACAG CTGATATTCAGTAAATACCAGAGAGCCTGGATCGGTCTGACAGACAGTGACCATGAAGGAACCtggaaatgggtggatggaacaCCACTGACCACAAG gccagaaacatccacaacagtTCTGTGA